From Enhydrobacter sp., the proteins below share one genomic window:
- a CDS encoding TRAP transporter large permease subunit, with protein sequence MDTVSIGVLSLVTLTLILMSGVRIAFATAICGFGGLWIMRGYDPAAALSAQSIIGHATNYNLLVLPLFIMMGFFAYYANITRDIYWTARQWLGHLPGGLAVATVAGSAGFAAACGASTASAAVMGRVALPELKKYGYDDKIATGCVAAGGTLAIMIPPSVLIVIYGFIAEESIGALLLAGILPGLLQAVSYIAMLLIRFKINPKLGLPIRGITWRDRFTSLKGVWGMIAIIMFVMGSMYTGLATPTEAAGVGALGALLLAIPRMRFKEFRAALVETVRTTSLIFAIITGVLIFVHFLGFTGTPAAIAASITGLDVPPIVILIGILALYLVLGMFIDGIGMVLLTVPIILPTIKALGIDPIVFGILVVRMVEIGLMTPPVGLNVYVLKGVAKNVSMGDIFRGCGWFVAVDIVNVAILLAFPEIILIIPQTMIKS encoded by the coding sequence ATGGATACCGTTAGCATCGGCGTCCTGTCGCTCGTCACGCTGACCTTGATCCTGATGTCGGGCGTGCGCATCGCCTTCGCCACGGCGATCTGCGGCTTCGGCGGATTGTGGATCATGCGGGGTTACGACCCGGCGGCGGCGCTCTCGGCGCAATCCATCATCGGCCACGCCACCAACTACAACCTGCTGGTGTTGCCGCTCTTCATCATGATGGGCTTCTTCGCCTACTACGCCAACATCACGCGCGATATCTACTGGACGGCGCGACAATGGCTCGGTCATCTGCCCGGCGGACTCGCGGTCGCCACGGTTGCCGGCAGCGCCGGCTTCGCGGCGGCCTGCGGCGCCTCGACGGCCTCGGCCGCGGTCATGGGCCGAGTGGCTCTCCCCGAACTCAAGAAATACGGCTACGACGACAAGATCGCGACCGGCTGTGTCGCGGCCGGCGGCACGCTCGCCATCATGATCCCGCCGTCGGTGTTGATCGTGATCTACGGCTTCATCGCCGAGGAATCGATCGGTGCGCTGCTGCTCGCCGGCATCCTGCCGGGGCTGCTGCAGGCGGTGAGCTACATCGCCATGTTGCTGATCCGCTTCAAGATCAATCCCAAGCTGGGGCTGCCGATCCGCGGCATCACCTGGCGCGACCGTTTCACGTCCCTCAAGGGCGTGTGGGGCATGATCGCCATCATCATGTTCGTCATGGGCAGCATGTACACCGGCCTCGCCACGCCCACGGAAGCCGCCGGCGTCGGAGCGTTGGGAGCGCTCCTGCTCGCGATTCCCCGCATGCGCTTCAAGGAGTTCCGGGCTGCCCTGGTCGAGACGGTGCGGACGACTTCGCTCATCTTCGCGATCATCACCGGCGTATTGATCTTCGTCCACTTCCTCGGCTTCACCGGCACGCCGGCGGCGATCGCCGCGAGCATCACCGGTCTCGACGTGCCGCCGATCGTGATCCTGATCGGCATCCTGGCGCTCTATCTCGTGCTCGGCATGTTCATCGACGGCATCGGCATGGTGCTGCTGACCGTGCCGATCATCCTGCCGACCATCAAGGCGCTCGGCATCGACCCCATCGTGTTCGGCATCCTGGTGGTGCGCATGGTCGAGATCGGGCTGATGACGCCGCCGGTCGGCCTCAACGTCTATGTCCTGAAGGGCGTCGCAAAAAACGTCAGCATGGGTGACATCTTCCGCGGCTGCGGCTGGTTCGTCGCGGTCGACATCGTCAACGTGGCGATCCTGCTCGCCTTCCCGGAGATCATCCTGATCATCCCGCAGACGATGATAAAATCCTGA
- a CDS encoding alpha-hydroxy-acid oxidizing protein, translated as MASGLENEYVALHELVKAAKVRLNANIWDYLIGGTETETTLRRNRMALDSIAFRPRVLRDVSKIDPSSEIFGRKLRIPVILAPVGSLESFEPGGGITVARGAGAGGVGMMISSVTTLRLEDIVKGGAGPKIYQLYVRGDDAWVAERVKQAMGAGYDAFCITVDTQVYSRRERDIAKRFVKSWRTAATGQDHQAAFAWDNFKRMKDRFPDVKFLLKGIGTAEDAEIACQHGVWAVYCSNHGGRQLDHGRGSAAVLPEIVETVAGRARIIVDGSFSRGSDIVKAIAMGADWVGLGRLYCYGLAASGAAGIERMVELLEEEMKEVMGLLGVTRLDQLDRSYIAAAAPATEPGVHSAFPLLREGY; from the coding sequence ATGGCAAGCGGGTTGGAGAACGAGTACGTCGCCCTGCACGAACTCGTGAAAGCGGCGAAAGTGCGGCTCAACGCCAACATCTGGGACTACCTCATCGGTGGCACCGAGACGGAGACGACGCTGCGCCGCAACCGCATGGCGCTCGACTCGATCGCCTTCCGCCCGCGCGTCCTGCGCGACGTCTCGAAGATCGACCCCTCGTCGGAGATCTTCGGCCGCAAGCTCAGGATTCCGGTGATCCTCGCACCGGTCGGCTCGCTCGAATCCTTCGAGCCCGGCGGCGGCATCACGGTGGCCAGGGGCGCCGGGGCCGGCGGCGTCGGCATGATGATCAGCTCGGTGACGACGCTCAGGCTCGAGGACATCGTCAAGGGCGGCGCCGGCCCCAAGATCTACCAGCTCTACGTGCGCGGCGACGACGCCTGGGTGGCCGAGCGGGTCAAGCAGGCGATGGGCGCGGGCTACGACGCCTTCTGCATCACTGTCGACACCCAGGTCTATTCGCGGCGCGAGCGCGACATCGCCAAGCGCTTCGTCAAGTCGTGGCGCACGGCGGCGACGGGCCAGGACCACCAGGCCGCCTTCGCCTGGGACAATTTCAAGCGGATGAAGGACAGGTTCCCCGACGTGAAATTCCTGCTGAAGGGCATCGGTACGGCGGAGGACGCCGAGATCGCCTGCCAGCACGGCGTCTGGGCGGTCTACTGTTCGAACCACGGCGGCCGCCAGCTCGACCATGGCCGCGGCTCGGCGGCGGTCCTGCCCGAGATCGTCGAGACGGTGGCGGGCCGCGCCAGGATCATCGTCGACGGCTCGTTCAGCCGCGGCTCCGACATCGTCAAGGCGATCGCGATGGGCGCCGACTGGGTCGGTCTCGGCCGACTCTATTGCTACGGCCTCGCCGCCTCGGGCGCTGCCGGCATCGAGCGCATGGTCGAGTTGCTCGAGGAGGAGATGAAGGAGGTCATGGGCCTGCTGGGCGTCACCCGCCTCGATCAACTCGACAGGAGCTACATCGCCGCCGCCGCGCCGGCCACCGAGCCCGGCGTGCATTCGGCCTTCCCGCTGCTGCGTGAAGGCTACTGA
- a CDS encoding TauD/TfdA family dioxygenase translates to MPVRSAAPRKAATSEVRVRPLNGFIGAEIEGVDLRRPLSPEQFRIVHDAFVHYEVIVMRDQDITVDEQMAFGALFGELSIHPFSPNLPDKPEVIILDYSADNPPALTDIWHADETFREAPPMATILRAKVVPEVGGDTLFSSMSAAYRGLSERMKQHIHGLEALHDFKPWRPLFGERDRARLRQLEDQFPNPWHPVVRVHPVSGRRVLYVNRQFCVRLKGLKPDESDTLLEYLYRQATIPEYQLRVKWQPNTLVMWDNRSVLHYAAHDYYPARRVMERVTVKGDRPIGVRGAYAPDTVPANGTVKPSIPEGMRPGPRRAFDRY, encoded by the coding sequence ATGCCGGTTCGCTCTGCCGCACCGCGCAAGGCGGCAACGTCCGAGGTCCGCGTCAGGCCCCTCAACGGGTTCATCGGCGCCGAGATCGAGGGTGTCGACCTGCGCCGCCCGCTTTCGCCCGAGCAGTTCCGCATCGTCCACGACGCCTTCGTGCACTACGAGGTGATCGTGATGCGCGACCAGGACATCACGGTCGACGAGCAGATGGCCTTCGGCGCGCTGTTCGGCGAGCTCTCGATCCATCCCTTCTCGCCCAACCTGCCCGACAAGCCCGAAGTCATCATTCTCGACTACTCGGCCGACAATCCGCCGGCCCTGACCGACATCTGGCACGCCGACGAGACGTTCCGGGAGGCGCCGCCGATGGCCACCATCCTGCGTGCCAAGGTGGTGCCCGAGGTCGGCGGCGACACGCTGTTTTCCAGCATGAGCGCCGCCTATCGCGGACTTTCCGAGCGCATGAAGCAACACATCCACGGGCTCGAGGCGCTGCACGACTTCAAGCCGTGGCGGCCGCTGTTCGGCGAGCGGGACCGCGCCAGGCTGCGCCAGCTCGAGGACCAGTTCCCCAATCCCTGGCACCCCGTGGTGCGCGTGCATCCCGTCTCGGGCCGCCGCGTTCTCTATGTCAACCGGCAGTTCTGCGTGCGCCTCAAGGGACTCAAGCCGGACGAGAGCGACACGCTTCTGGAGTACCTTTATCGACAGGCGACGATCCCGGAGTATCAGCTTCGGGTGAAGTGGCAACCCAATACGCTGGTGATGTGGGATAACCGGTCGGTGCTGCACTACGCGGCGCACGATTACTATCCTGCGCGCCGCGTCATGGAGCGTGTGACCGTGAAGGGCGACCGGCCGATCGGGGTACGCGGCGCCTACGCACCCGATACCGTTCCCGCCAATGGGACCGTCAAGCCGAGTATCCCGGAAGGCATGCGGCCTGGCCCAAGACGTGCGTTCGACCGGTACTGA
- a CDS encoding ABC transporter substrate-binding protein has product MKRRVFAAVIVLGTFFLGPLATANPLPTMQETPSLAEQVKSGALPPVAKRIPEQPSIVQHFPGGDGMGRVGGDLNILIGGPRDTRLMTIYANARLIVYDDKFKLHPDILESYDVKEGREFTLKLRAGHKWSDGHPFTTEDFRYFWEDVANNKELSPRGPPVELLVDGRPPKVEIIDERTVRYTWDKPNPYFIPSQARAAPLWLYRPAHYLKKFHIKYTPAEEIAKAARGGQSIKWVQIHRRVDVMYNNDNPDLPTLNAWVLTTAPPAQRFVFARNPYYYRIDEQGVQLPYLDRIIFTVVAPNLVPAKAGLGEADLQPRYLNMRDYTFLQKSSKTSGVLVRLWESGSGAQIALYPNLNAKDEVWRKVMRDARFRHALSLGIDRAELNEVVYIGLAKPSNNTIMDRSELFKPEYATKWANYDPKLANKLLDEMGLAKRNDQGIRRLPDGRPATIVVEHTSEETEDNDALALITDHWKKIGIQLLAKPQTRENFRLRVSSGDAIMTAYAGVTTAVPTVDTSPKEFAPTMQGGLQWPQWGMFVESNGTQGEKCDLPEACKLLDYLSEWERSADPAVRQKAWENILQTHADQTFSIGTVNGILQPIVVSPKLRNVPEKGYYAWDPGGYIGLYKPDTFWLKE; this is encoded by the coding sequence ATGAAAAGGCGTGTTTTCGCGGCAGTAATCGTTCTCGGCACCTTCTTCCTGGGGCCGCTGGCGACGGCCAATCCCCTGCCGACGATGCAAGAGACACCCTCCCTCGCCGAGCAGGTGAAATCGGGCGCGCTGCCTCCGGTCGCCAAGCGCATCCCCGAGCAGCCTTCCATCGTGCAGCACTTCCCCGGCGGCGACGGCATGGGTCGGGTGGGCGGCGACTTGAACATCCTGATCGGCGGGCCGCGCGACACGCGCCTGATGACGATCTACGCCAATGCGCGCCTGATCGTCTACGACGACAAGTTCAAGCTCCATCCCGACATCCTCGAGAGCTACGACGTCAAGGAAGGCCGCGAGTTCACCCTGAAGCTGCGGGCCGGGCACAAATGGTCGGACGGCCACCCCTTCACCACCGAGGATTTCCGCTATTTCTGGGAAGATGTCGCCAACAACAAGGAGCTGTCGCCGCGCGGGCCGCCCGTCGAGTTGCTGGTCGACGGCAGGCCGCCGAAGGTCGAGATCATCGACGAGCGCACGGTCCGCTACACCTGGGACAAGCCCAACCCCTACTTCATCCCCAGCCAGGCGCGAGCCGCGCCGCTCTGGCTGTACCGCCCCGCACACTACCTGAAGAAGTTCCACATCAAGTACACGCCGGCCGAGGAGATCGCCAAGGCGGCCAGGGGTGGGCAGAGCATCAAGTGGGTGCAGATCCATCGTCGCGTCGATGTCATGTACAACAACGACAATCCCGACCTGCCCACGCTCAACGCCTGGGTGCTGACGACGGCGCCGCCGGCGCAACGCTTCGTGTTCGCGCGCAACCCCTACTACTACCGGATCGACGAGCAGGGCGTGCAGCTTCCCTATCTCGACCGAATCATCTTCACGGTGGTGGCTCCCAACCTGGTGCCGGCCAAGGCCGGCCTCGGCGAGGCCGACCTGCAGCCGCGCTACCTCAACATGCGGGACTACACGTTCCTGCAGAAGAGCAGCAAGACCTCGGGCGTGCTGGTGCGCCTGTGGGAGTCGGGCTCGGGCGCCCAGATCGCGCTCTATCCGAACCTCAACGCCAAGGACGAGGTATGGCGCAAGGTGATGCGCGACGCGCGCTTCCGCCATGCCCTCTCGCTCGGCATCGATCGCGCCGAGCTCAACGAGGTCGTCTATATCGGCCTCGCCAAGCCCTCGAACAACACGATCATGGACCGTTCGGAGCTCTTCAAGCCCGAGTACGCGACGAAGTGGGCCAACTACGACCCGAAGCTGGCCAACAAACTGCTCGACGAGATGGGCTTGGCCAAGCGCAACGACCAGGGCATCCGCCGGCTGCCCGACGGCCGTCCGGCGACCATCGTGGTCGAGCACACCAGCGAGGAGACCGAGGACAACGACGCGCTGGCCCTCATCACCGACCATTGGAAGAAGATCGGTATCCAGCTCCTGGCCAAGCCGCAGACGCGCGAGAACTTCCGCCTGCGCGTCTCGTCCGGCGATGCGATCATGACGGCCTACGCCGGCGTCACGACGGCGGTGCCGACCGTCGACACCAGCCCGAAAGAGTTCGCCCCCACCATGCAGGGTGGCCTTCAGTGGCCGCAATGGGGCATGTTCGTCGAATCGAACGGTACGCAGGGTGAGAAGTGCGACTTGCCGGAAGCCTGCAAGCTGCTCGACTATCTCTCCGAGTGGGAGCGTTCGGCCGATCCCGCGGTGCGCCAGAAGGCGTGGGAAAACATCCTGCAGACCCACGCGGATCAGACCTTCTCCATCGGCACGGTCAACGGCATCCTGCAGCCGATCGTGGTCAGCCCCAAGCTGCGCAACGTGCCGGAGAAGGGCTACTACGCCTGGGATCCCGGCGGATACATCGGCCTCTACAAGCCCGACACGTTCTGGCTGAAGGAATAG
- a CDS encoding sel1 repeat family protein, translated as MILLLLLVLAAPALAGPVEDGKAAYDRGDDASALEIWGAAADKGDADAQFWMGVLCDLGRGMAQDHAAAAQWYRRAADQGHVVAQHNLAHMYEAGHGLPAEYALAAAVTWYTRAANQGYRPSQANLGAMYATGRGVRRDDVQAYKWFVLADSAANRDHVMARMSRAAIAQGDGLVAAWKAKPER; from the coding sequence GTGATCCTTCTACTGCTGCTTGTCCTCGCGGCGCCGGCGCTGGCCGGCCCGGTCGAGGACGGCAAGGCTGCCTACGATCGCGGCGACGACGCGTCTGCGCTAGAGATCTGGGGTGCGGCGGCCGATAAGGGCGATGCCGACGCGCAGTTCTGGATGGGGGTGCTTTGCGATCTTGGCCGCGGCATGGCGCAGGACCACGCCGCCGCCGCCCAATGGTACCGTCGCGCCGCCGACCAGGGCCATGTCGTCGCCCAGCACAATCTCGCGCACATGTACGAGGCGGGCCACGGTCTGCCGGCGGAGTATGCGCTCGCGGCGGCCGTCACCTGGTACACGCGCGCCGCCAACCAGGGTTACCGGCCGTCCCAGGCCAATCTCGGCGCCATGTATGCCACGGGGCGCGGCGTGCGGCGCGACGACGTGCAAGCCTATAAGTGGTTCGTGCTGGCCGATTCCGCCGCCAACCGGGACCATGTCATGGCGCGCATGAGTCGGGCGGCGATCGCCCAAGGCGACGGCCTGGTCGCCGCCTGGAAAGCCAAGCCGGAACGGTAG
- a CDS encoding biotin/lipoyl-binding protein, whose translation MVKKLLIANRGEIAIRIAQAAAELGVTTVGVHAEDDAASLHVRRVDETRALNGRGAAAYLDVQGIVDAARAAGCDAVHPGYGFLSENADFARACGAAKIRFVGPTPEQLDLFGDKARARAHAVRCKVPVLPGTEGPTNAAGIATFFRKHAKAGIVIKAIAGGGGRGMRLVRQEDEITEAFARASAEAEAAFGNGALYAERLVGRARHIEIQIVGDGKGRIVALGERECSLQRRSQKIVEMAPSPGLSAALRKRIVGAAAAMAKAVKYRSLGTFEFLVDGDAFFFIEANPRLQVEHTVTEEVWGVDLVKAQLSGVLPESEGPRGHAIQLRVNLETMTADGSAKPSGGTLGVFEPPTGLGVRVDTYGYAGYRTNPNFDSLLAKVIVHGETFEAALIRAERSLMAFRLEGAPSNIGFLRALIADKALRANKVHTRFIDEHAARLVEVAEQFEKPPVPPRQAGARVDAIDPLAVLAYGKSQGDAAASASNAPEGTVPVPAPMQGTIVSIAVEEGDAVAVGQPLLIMDAMKMQHEIRSPARGYVRRIAVEAGETIYEGHALLFVEEADVEVRGATVAETIDLDHIRPDLAEYFERRAMTLDDRRPDSVARRRKTNQRTARENLNDLIDPGSFIEWGAFAIASQRTRRTQEDLIEKTPADGLITGIGCVNGALFGPERSRTAIAHYDYTVLAGTQGKTNHHKKDRLFEIVEADRLPLVFFTEGGGGRPGDVDVQSVAGLNTMAFHIFGRLSGVSPLVGINSGRCFAGNAAILGCCDVVIATRNSSIGMGGPAMIEGGNLGVFAPEEVGPMSVQVPNGTVDIAVEDEQEAVAVAKKYLSYFQGALPDWRCADQRLLRRAIPENRLRVYDVRTVIDTLADEGSVLEIRRAFGPGMVTALARVEGKPFGIVANNPTHLAGAIDSDGSDKAARFLQLCDAFDLPVLFLCDTPGMMVGPEIEKTALVRHCSRLFVTGANLTVPFGTIVLRKAYGLGAQAMAGGSFHAGTFAIAWPTGEFGGMGLEGAVKLGYRKELEAIGDPAERRALFDKMVAAAYARGKALSTATYFEVDEVIDPAESRRWIATGLLAAPRREPLRHKKRPNIDTW comes from the coding sequence ATGGTCAAGAAACTGCTGATCGCCAACCGCGGCGAGATCGCCATTCGTATCGCCCAGGCCGCTGCCGAGCTTGGCGTCACCACTGTGGGTGTCCACGCCGAGGATGACGCTGCTTCGCTGCATGTGCGGCGCGTCGACGAGACCCGGGCATTGAATGGAAGGGGTGCGGCGGCCTATCTCGATGTTCAGGGCATCGTCGACGCGGCCCGGGCAGCAGGCTGCGACGCCGTGCATCCGGGCTATGGGTTCCTGTCGGAGAACGCGGACTTTGCCCGGGCTTGCGGTGCAGCGAAGATTCGCTTCGTCGGCCCTACGCCCGAGCAGCTCGACCTGTTCGGGGACAAGGCACGGGCGCGCGCGCATGCCGTCAGATGCAAGGTGCCAGTGTTGCCCGGCACCGAGGGGCCGACGAATGCTGCGGGCATCGCCACGTTCTTCAGAAAGCACGCCAAGGCGGGAATCGTCATCAAGGCGATCGCCGGGGGTGGTGGGCGTGGCATGCGGCTGGTCAGGCAGGAAGACGAGATCACCGAGGCTTTCGCCCGCGCCTCTGCCGAGGCCGAGGCTGCCTTCGGCAACGGTGCTCTCTATGCCGAGCGCCTGGTCGGAAGGGCGCGCCACATCGAGATCCAGATCGTGGGCGACGGCAAAGGACGCATCGTCGCTCTGGGAGAGCGCGAGTGCAGCCTGCAGCGGCGTAGCCAGAAGATCGTCGAAATGGCGCCGAGTCCGGGCTTGTCGGCGGCGTTGCGGAAAAGGATCGTCGGAGCTGCAGCCGCGATGGCCAAGGCGGTAAAGTACAGGAGCCTCGGCACGTTCGAGTTCCTGGTCGATGGCGATGCCTTCTTCTTCATCGAGGCCAATCCGCGCCTGCAGGTCGAGCACACCGTCACCGAGGAAGTGTGGGGTGTCGACCTGGTGAAGGCGCAATTGAGCGGCGTTCTGCCCGAGAGTGAAGGCCCGCGCGGCCACGCTATCCAGCTTCGCGTCAATCTCGAAACCATGACCGCCGACGGCTCGGCCAAGCCCAGCGGTGGCACTCTCGGCGTTTTCGAGCCACCAACCGGACTCGGCGTGCGTGTCGACACCTATGGCTATGCCGGCTACCGCACCAATCCGAACTTCGATTCGTTGCTCGCAAAGGTGATCGTGCACGGCGAGACGTTCGAGGCGGCGCTGATCCGGGCCGAGCGCTCCCTGATGGCGTTCCGCCTGGAAGGTGCGCCCTCGAACATCGGCTTTCTGCGCGCGCTGATCGCCGACAAGGCACTTCGCGCCAACAAGGTCCACACGCGTTTCATCGACGAGCACGCCGCGCGTCTGGTGGAAGTCGCAGAACAATTCGAGAAGCCGCCGGTGCCGCCGCGGCAAGCCGGCGCGCGGGTCGATGCCATCGATCCGTTGGCTGTCCTGGCTTACGGAAAATCGCAGGGCGACGCGGCCGCCTCCGCGAGCAATGCTCCGGAAGGCACGGTGCCGGTGCCGGCGCCCATGCAAGGCACGATCGTCAGTATCGCCGTCGAGGAAGGGGACGCTGTCGCGGTCGGTCAGCCGCTCCTGATCATGGATGCCATGAAGATGCAGCACGAGATCAGGAGTCCGGCGCGAGGCTACGTGCGACGGATCGCGGTCGAGGCGGGTGAGACCATCTATGAAGGCCATGCGCTGCTCTTCGTCGAGGAGGCCGACGTCGAGGTGCGAGGGGCGACCGTGGCCGAAACGATCGATCTCGACCACATCCGTCCTGATCTTGCCGAATATTTCGAGCGTCGCGCCATGACGCTGGACGACAGAAGGCCCGATTCGGTGGCGCGACGACGCAAGACCAACCAGCGCACGGCGCGCGAGAACCTGAACGACCTGATCGACCCCGGTTCCTTCATCGAATGGGGCGCCTTCGCCATCGCCAGCCAGCGGACGCGCCGGACGCAGGAGGACCTGATCGAGAAGACGCCGGCCGACGGACTGATCACCGGCATCGGCTGCGTCAACGGCGCGTTGTTCGGGCCCGAGCGCTCGCGCACGGCGATCGCCCACTACGACTACACGGTGCTCGCCGGCACCCAGGGCAAGACCAACCATCACAAGAAGGATCGGCTGTTCGAGATCGTCGAGGCCGACCGGCTGCCGCTGGTTTTCTTCACCGAGGGCGGCGGCGGACGGCCGGGCGACGTCGACGTCCAGTCGGTCGCCGGCCTGAACACCATGGCGTTCCACATCTTCGGCCGGCTGAGCGGCGTGTCGCCGCTGGTCGGCATCAACTCGGGCCGCTGCTTCGCCGGCAACGCCGCGATCCTCGGTTGCTGCGACGTGGTGATCGCGACCAGGAATTCGTCGATCGGCATGGGGGGGCCGGCGATGATCGAGGGCGGCAATCTCGGCGTCTTCGCGCCCGAGGAAGTCGGCCCGATGAGCGTGCAGGTGCCCAACGGCACGGTCGACATCGCGGTCGAGGACGAACAGGAAGCGGTCGCCGTCGCCAAGAAGTATCTCTCGTATTTCCAGGGCGCTCTGCCCGACTGGCGCTGCGCCGACCAGCGGCTGCTGCGTCGGGCGATCCCCGAGAATCGTCTGCGCGTCTACGACGTCCGTACCGTGATCGACACGCTCGCCGACGAAGGCTCGGTGCTAGAGATCCGGCGCGCCTTCGGGCCCGGTATGGTGACGGCGCTCGCCCGCGTCGAGGGCAAGCCGTTCGGCATCGTCGCCAACAACCCGACGCATCTCGCCGGCGCCATCGATTCGGACGGCTCGGACAAGGCGGCGCGCTTCCTCCAGCTCTGCGACGCCTTCGATCTGCCGGTGCTGTTCCTGTGCGACACGCCGGGCATGATGGTCGGCCCCGAGATCGAGAAGACGGCGCTGGTGCGCCACTGTTCGCGGCTCTTCGTGACCGGTGCCAACCTCACCGTTCCATTCGGCACCATCGTGCTGCGCAAGGCCTACGGGCTCGGCGCGCAGGCTATGGCCGGCGGGTCCTTTCACGCCGGCACCTTCGCCATCGCCTGGCCGACCGGCGAGTTTGGCGGCATGGGGCTCGAGGGCGCGGTCAAGCTGGGCTATCGCAAGGAATTGGAGGCGATCGGCGATCCGGCCGAGCGGCGCGCGCTGTTCGACAAGATGGTGGCGGCGGCCTATGCCCGCGGCAAGGCATTGAGCACCGCGACCTATTTCGAAGTCGACGAGGTGATCGACCCCGCCGAGTCGCGGCGCTGGATCGCCACCGGCCTGCTCGCGGCCCCCAGGCGCGAGCCGCTCCGGCACAAGAAGCGCCCCAACATCGATACGTGGTAG
- a CDS encoding flavodoxin family protein gives MAKRLLIVAHAPSDNTRALRDAAERGARSETGIEVHVVAPLQAGPDDVLASQAVILGTTENLGYMSGALKDFFDRSYNPLLDRTSGLPCALYIRAGSDGTGTRRGIETILTGLRWRAVQEPLICRGPWQPTFVGQCEELGAAMAAGLATGIF, from the coding sequence ATGGCAAAACGGCTCCTCATCGTGGCACATGCCCCGTCCGACAACACGCGCGCGTTGCGCGACGCCGCCGAACGCGGTGCGCGCAGCGAAACCGGTATCGAAGTACACGTCGTGGCACCGCTGCAAGCGGGACCGGACGACGTCCTGGCGTCGCAGGCCGTGATCCTCGGCACGACCGAGAACCTGGGCTACATGAGCGGTGCCCTGAAAGACTTCTTCGACCGTTCCTACAACCCGCTGCTCGACAGGACGAGCGGTCTGCCCTGCGCACTCTACATTCGCGCTGGCAGCGACGGCACCGGGACACGCCGCGGTATCGAGACCATCCTCACCGGCCTGCGTTGGCGCGCGGTCCAGGAACCTCTGATCTGTCGGGGACCGTGGCAGCCCACTTTCGTCGGGCAATGCGAGGAACTCGGCGCGGCGATGGCGGCGGGACTGGCTACCGGCATCTTCTGA
- a CDS encoding glucose 1-dehydrogenase → MNRLDGKVAFLSGAARGIGGATARLMAAAGAKIAIGDVLDEAGRKLAREIDALYVHLDVTQEASWAEAMDVTVGKYGKLDVLVNNAGIFNGKGVEEASLEEWQRLVAVNLTGVVLGTRAALPHLKKSGNAAIVNLASIAGLVGSQLDPLYSLTKGGVTLFTKSTALEFGRKGYKIRVNSIHPGLIETDMGQQTFVMRARQVGTNDTEKARQATLALHPIGRLGMAEDIAKGIVFLASDDASFMTGAGLVVDGGWTAH, encoded by the coding sequence ATGAACAGGCTCGACGGCAAGGTCGCCTTCCTGTCGGGTGCCGCACGCGGCATTGGCGGTGCGACGGCGAGATTGATGGCGGCTGCGGGTGCGAAGATAGCGATCGGTGACGTGCTCGACGAAGCCGGCCGCAAGCTTGCCCGGGAGATCGACGCACTCTACGTGCATCTCGACGTCACCCAGGAGGCGAGCTGGGCGGAGGCAATGGACGTCACGGTCGGCAAGTACGGCAAGCTCGACGTGCTGGTCAACAATGCCGGCATCTTCAACGGCAAGGGCGTCGAGGAAGCCTCTCTCGAGGAGTGGCAGCGATTGGTCGCGGTGAACCTGACCGGCGTCGTGCTGGGCACGCGCGCGGCGTTGCCGCATCTGAAGAAGAGTGGCAATGCAGCCATCGTCAATCTCGCCTCGATCGCGGGGCTGGTCGGCAGCCAGCTTGATCCGCTCTACTCGTTGACCAAGGGCGGCGTCACGCTGTTCACCAAGTCGACGGCCCTCGAGTTCGGTCGCAAAGGGTACAAGATCCGAGTCAACTCGATCCATCCCGGCCTCATCGAGACCGACATGGGACAGCAGACCTTTGTCATGCGTGCCAGGCAGGTCGGCACCAACGACACCGAGAAGGCGCGGCAGGCGACGCTCGCACTGCATCCGATCGGCCGGCTGGGAATGGCCGAGGACATCGCCAAGGGCATCGTGTTCCTGGCCTCCGACGACGCGAGCTTCATGACCGGAGCCGGCCTGGTGGTCGACGGCGGCTGGACGGCCCACTGA